A section of the Streptomyces xinghaiensis S187 genome encodes:
- a CDS encoding DUF6049 family protein: MAEVAAIQGTTVGPARRWWRKAAAVLAGTPLLAGLVQLPTAPGAEAAASATGSRTVDVSINSLTPVVPAEDDTITITGRVSNDGKSAVDGARVGLRVGQTPLSSRGAIGIVAKRKGFSAAEDGRAVDGEHTVKLGELRAGASREFSLTLPAEDLDLGDAGVYQLGVALSGRTAGQYDQVLGIERTFLPWQPGEAREPTKIGYLWPLVSTPHLTARTGSDQQQTPQFRDDSLAAELAPGGRLQQLVALGKDLPVTWVVDPDLLVSVEMMTKEYEIREPDGSVTKGEGQAVARQWMSDLLTAVEGRELVTLPFADPDLASLAHRGTKVSGSIGHLKTATDLAVKTGETIFGRKPRADFAWPVNGAVDTSVIDVATSAGARNVITRGDSLRGEDEPPYTTSAVRPIGGGITALAADTRLSTAFQGDMTGAENSTLAVQEFLAHTLMVNREAPGRERSLVVAPQRRPTAHQARAMAEALEGLRAGGWTQPQELRDAIQEKPDPRAATRVPGVRSYPEALRKQELPTRAFEDVQRTQNALNGFTVILSEPDRVITPFGNAILREMSTAWRGEPRAAEAYRESVEDYLAGLTQEVKLIEKAQKKLTLSGRSGTIPVTVQNNLLQGVEDLKLVLRSSSPHRLDPGEPQSVEIGSGHSQTVKFDTTANANGLVWVEAQLYTEDGRPYGAPMSFKVNVTEITSTVMLVIAGGVLLLVLAGIRMYTQRKRAAAREADEPAGGAGTAEDEPETAGTTGTTGTTGNASAENPGGPEDAEGTGQDAPADPAPADGEDTAGAEAPGKRGAGGTEAGPEKSEAPDPGERVER, translated from the coding sequence GTGGCCGAGGTGGCAGCAATCCAGGGGACGACTGTCGGTCCCGCCCGCCGGTGGTGGCGGAAGGCTGCCGCAGTACTGGCCGGCACACCGCTGCTCGCCGGGCTGGTCCAGCTTCCCACCGCGCCCGGAGCGGAGGCCGCGGCATCGGCCACCGGCTCCCGGACCGTCGATGTCTCCATCAACTCGCTGACCCCGGTGGTCCCCGCGGAAGACGACACGATCACCATCACCGGCCGGGTCAGCAACGACGGGAAGTCCGCGGTCGACGGTGCCCGCGTGGGACTCCGTGTCGGCCAGACACCTCTGAGCAGCCGCGGCGCCATCGGCATCGTCGCCAAGCGCAAGGGCTTCTCCGCAGCGGAGGACGGCCGCGCTGTCGACGGCGAGCACACCGTGAAGCTCGGCGAACTGCGGGCCGGTGCCAGCCGCGAGTTCAGCCTGACGCTCCCCGCCGAGGATCTCGACCTGGGAGACGCGGGGGTCTATCAGCTCGGTGTGGCCCTCAGCGGCCGCACCGCGGGCCAGTACGACCAGGTACTGGGCATCGAGCGGACCTTCCTTCCCTGGCAGCCCGGGGAGGCACGGGAGCCGACGAAGATCGGGTACCTCTGGCCGCTCGTCTCCACCCCCCACCTCACGGCCCGGACCGGGTCGGACCAGCAGCAGACCCCTCAGTTCCGCGACGATTCCCTCGCCGCCGAACTGGCACCGGGCGGCCGGCTCCAGCAGCTCGTGGCCCTCGGCAAGGACCTCCCCGTGACCTGGGTGGTCGATCCCGACCTGCTCGTCAGTGTCGAGATGATGACCAAGGAGTACGAGATCCGGGAACCCGACGGGTCGGTCACCAAGGGGGAGGGACAGGCGGTCGCCCGCCAGTGGATGAGCGACCTGCTGACCGCCGTGGAGGGCCGGGAGCTGGTCACGCTGCCGTTCGCCGATCCCGACCTCGCCTCCCTGGCCCACCGCGGGACCAAGGTCTCCGGATCGATCGGTCATCTGAAGACCGCCACGGATCTCGCCGTGAAGACCGGCGAAACGATCTTCGGCCGCAAGCCGCGCGCCGACTTCGCCTGGCCCGTGAACGGGGCCGTCGACACCTCTGTCATCGACGTCGCCACCTCGGCCGGCGCACGCAACGTCATCACCCGTGGCGACAGCCTGCGCGGGGAGGACGAGCCGCCCTACACCACCAGCGCCGTCCGGCCGATCGGTGGCGGCATCACGGCCCTCGCGGCCGACACCCGTCTCTCCACGGCCTTCCAGGGCGACATGACCGGCGCGGAGAACTCCACACTCGCCGTACAGGAGTTCCTCGCCCACACCTTGATGGTCAACCGGGAGGCGCCGGGCCGGGAACGCAGCCTCGTCGTCGCTCCGCAGCGCAGGCCCACCGCCCACCAGGCCCGGGCGATGGCCGAGGCACTGGAAGGGCTGCGGGCCGGCGGCTGGACCCAGCCGCAGGAACTCCGGGACGCCATCCAGGAGAAGCCCGACCCACGAGCGGCCACCCGGGTCCCGGGCGTTCGCTCCTATCCGGAGGCGCTGCGCAAGCAGGAGTTGCCCACCAGGGCTTTCGAGGACGTCCAGCGGACCCAGAACGCGCTCAACGGTTTCACGGTGATCCTCTCCGAGCCGGACCGGGTGATCACCCCGTTCGGCAACGCGATCCTGCGCGAGATGTCCACCGCCTGGCGGGGCGAGCCCAGGGCCGCCGAGGCCTACCGGGAGTCCGTGGAGGACTATCTGGCGGGTCTCACCCAGGAAGTGAAGCTGATCGAGAAGGCCCAGAAGAAGCTGACGCTGTCCGGGCGCAGCGGCACGATCCCCGTCACCGTGCAGAACAACCTCCTGCAGGGCGTCGAGGACCTCAAGCTGGTGCTGCGGTCCAGTTCTCCGCACCGGCTCGACCCCGGAGAGCCCCAGTCGGTGGAGATCGGCAGCGGCCACAGCCAGACGGTCAAGTTCGACACCACGGCCAACGCGAACGGCCTCGTCTGGGTCGAGGCCCAGCTCTACACCGAGGACGGGCGGCCCTACGGCGCCCCGATGTCGTTCAAGGTGAACGTCACCGAGATCACCTCCACCGTCATGCTGGTCATCGCGGGCGGGGTGCTCCTGCTGGTCCTGGCCGGCATCCGGATGTACACGCAGCGCAAGCGGGCCGCGGCCCGGGAGGCGGACGAGCCCGCCGGGGGAGCGGGGACTGCGGAGGACGAGCCGGAGACCGCCGGGACCACCGGGACCACCGGGACCACCGGGAACGCGAGCGCGGAGAACCCCGGGGGCCCCGAGGATGCGGAGGGGACCGGGCAGGACGCCCCGGCGGATCCCGCGCCCGCCGACGGAGAGGACACGGCCGGAGCCGAGGCACCCGGCAAGCGCGGGGCCGGGGGCACGGAGGCCGGACCGGAGAAGAGCGAAGCTCCCGATCCGGGTGAGAGGGTGGAGCGTTGA
- the murJ gene encoding murein biosynthesis integral membrane protein MurJ — MNAPYDGDRDRYPGGDPAAQAPPPAHDPYARETGHDPYAGAPYTPAPGPDPYAQSPGQDPYAQAPGPDPSAGPGPGRDAPHHQPTGPTAPGPSPWTSPPGPERGTAGQQDAFAHLYRDQQQPYEPQQPPHAPPAVQAPPPPQSPAFRAPEASPPPAPAPATGPNPELPSDPEPAPAKKSAGRASGLLKSSAVMAAGTLVSRITGFLRTLVMAAAIGVGTLNDAYQVANTLPTMIYILVGGGALNAVFIPQLVRAMKNDDDGGEGYANRLLTLVIVLLAGVTTVCVLAAPLLIRMMSAKWVSEPAQMDVAVAFARYCIPTLFFMGVHVVLGQILNARGRFGAMMWTPVLNNVVVIATFGGFIWAFGGFTSTGMDADTITPEGVRLLGIGTLLGLTVQALAMLPYLRAAGFTFRPRFDWRGHGLGKAARLAKWTFFFVLANQLGMIVVTQLATWAGTVAEKQGYPGTGITAYNYALLLWQMPQAIITVSVMTAVLPRISRAAADDDPGAVRDDISYGLRTSAVAIVPCAFAFLALGVPMATLLYGASGESGARNIGFTLMAFGLGLIPYSVQYVVLRGFYAYEDTRTPFYNTVIVAAVNAAAAGASFLLLPARWAVVGMGASYGLAYIVGVGVAWKRLSRRLGGDLDGRRVTRTYARLAGAGIPAALAGGAASYGITQALGNGGLASLASLGAGGIALLAVFVLAAKRMRIEEMTAMVGMVRGRLGR, encoded by the coding sequence ATGAACGCGCCGTACGACGGTGACCGGGACCGGTACCCGGGCGGTGACCCGGCCGCCCAGGCACCGCCGCCCGCCCACGACCCGTACGCCCGGGAAACCGGCCACGACCCGTACGCCGGAGCCCCGTACACCCCGGCGCCCGGTCCGGACCCGTACGCCCAGAGCCCTGGTCAGGACCCGTACGCACAGGCGCCCGGCCCGGACCCTTCGGCCGGCCCCGGCCCCGGCCGCGACGCTCCCCACCACCAGCCCACCGGACCCACCGCCCCCGGGCCGTCCCCGTGGACGTCCCCACCCGGTCCGGAGCGCGGGACCGCCGGGCAGCAGGACGCCTTCGCACACCTCTACCGGGACCAGCAGCAGCCGTACGAACCGCAGCAGCCACCCCATGCGCCCCCGGCCGTCCAAGCGCCTCCGCCGCCCCAGTCCCCCGCCTTCCGGGCCCCCGAGGCCTCTCCGCCCCCCGCCCCGGCCCCGGCCACCGGCCCGAACCCGGAGCTTCCGTCGGATCCCGAGCCGGCCCCGGCGAAGAAGTCCGCCGGGCGGGCCTCGGGACTGCTGAAGTCCAGCGCGGTGATGGCGGCCGGCACCCTGGTCTCCCGGATCACCGGTTTCCTGCGCACCCTGGTGATGGCCGCGGCCATCGGCGTCGGCACCCTGAACGACGCCTACCAGGTCGCCAACACCCTCCCGACGATGATCTACATCCTCGTCGGCGGCGGGGCGCTCAACGCCGTCTTCATCCCGCAGCTGGTGCGGGCCATGAAGAACGACGACGACGGCGGCGAGGGCTATGCCAACCGCCTGCTCACCCTCGTCATCGTCCTGCTCGCGGGCGTCACCACCGTCTGTGTGCTCGCCGCCCCGCTGCTCATCAGGATGATGTCGGCGAAGTGGGTCTCCGAGCCCGCACAGATGGACGTGGCCGTCGCGTTCGCCCGGTACTGCATCCCCACCCTGTTCTTCATGGGCGTCCACGTCGTCCTCGGGCAGATCCTCAACGCCCGGGGCCGGTTCGGCGCCATGATGTGGACCCCGGTTCTCAACAACGTCGTCGTCATCGCCACCTTCGGCGGCTTCATCTGGGCGTTCGGCGGCTTCACCAGCACCGGCATGGACGCGGACACCATCACTCCGGAAGGCGTCCGGCTCCTCGGCATCGGCACCCTGCTCGGACTCACCGTCCAGGCGCTGGCGATGCTCCCCTACCTCCGCGCGGCGGGCTTCACCTTCCGGCCCCGTTTCGACTGGCGCGGCCACGGCCTCGGCAAAGCGGCCCGGCTGGCCAAGTGGACGTTCTTCTTCGTGCTCGCCAACCAGCTGGGCATGATCGTGGTCACCCAACTCGCCACCTGGGCGGGCACGGTCGCCGAGAAGCAGGGCTACCCCGGCACCGGCATCACCGCGTACAACTACGCCCTGCTGCTCTGGCAGATGCCGCAGGCCATCATCACGGTCTCCGTGATGACCGCGGTCCTCCCCCGGATCTCCCGTGCCGCGGCCGACGACGACCCCGGAGCCGTCCGCGACGACATCTCCTACGGACTGCGCACGTCCGCCGTGGCCATCGTCCCCTGCGCCTTCGCCTTCCTGGCGCTCGGCGTCCCCATGGCCACCCTGCTCTACGGCGCCTCCGGCGAGTCCGGCGCGCGCAACATCGGCTTCACCCTGATGGCGTTCGGCCTGGGCCTCATCCCGTACTCGGTCCAGTACGTGGTCCTGCGCGGCTTCTACGCCTACGAGGACACCCGGACGCCGTTCTACAACACGGTCATCGTCGCCGCGGTCAACGCCGCGGCCGCCGGGGCGAGCTTCCTCCTGCTCCCGGCCCGCTGGGCCGTGGTCGGCATGGGGGCGTCCTATGGATTGGCCTACATCGTCGGGGTAGGCGTTGCATGGAAGAGGCTGAGCCGTCGGCTCGGCGGCGATCTCGACGGGCGCCGCGTCACGCGGACCTACGCCCGGCTGGCAGGGGCCGGTATCCCGGCCGCGCTCGCGGGAGGAGCGGCGAGCTATGGCATCACACAGGCTCTCGGCAACGGCGGACTCGCCTCGCTGGCGTCGCTGGGCGCGGGCGGGATCGCGCTCCTGGCGGTCTTCGTCCTGGCGGCGAAGCGGATGAGGATCGAGGAGATGACCGCCATGGTCGGAATGGTCCGCGGCCGCCTCGGCCGCTGA
- a CDS encoding protein kinase family protein: MAERSTAAVDVADNSGEDPLTAQAGDANADEVKAQNTTGTADTDAARTDTGPRNATRPRPASVADVDPPELHSGHKLAGRYRLEECLTRLDGFSSWRAVDEKLRRAVGVHVLPADHPRARPVLAAARSAALLGDPRFVQVLDAVEENDLVYVVHEWLPDATELTAVLAAGPLEPHDSYQLVTQVSQAMAAAHREGLAHLRLTPGCVLRTHSGQYRIRGLAVMAALRGISSQHPQRDDTEAIGALLYASLTQRWPYEEDAYGLPGLPRGTGLIAPDQVRAGVHRGLSDIAMRALVNNGSTPLRLEQPCTTPEELCKAVAALPRIRPPEPSFATPAYQPGSYQPPAAYPQTSSRNGMAPAAQPVPPPPPPPLHSRTGKALKWTVSALLITALGLGSWQVADTLMNRDQRAPGDADLAQGGEPEEKPQQKEKAAPLKISAATEFSPLDSPVAAGKVPNAVDGDPGTAWVTPHYKGHANFGNLANRKDGSGLIVDLGSVQAVTGVRVQMYRSGQTAQVLAAPESASAPASLDDFSERLSKREQAGSELRISTGKPVRTRYVLIHITELPHDGSANQFRGGISEITVTG; the protein is encoded by the coding sequence GTGGCGGAACGGAGCACGGCTGCCGTCGACGTGGCAGACAACAGCGGCGAGGACCCGCTGACCGCCCAGGCGGGAGATGCCAACGCCGACGAGGTGAAAGCCCAGAACACGACCGGCACGGCGGACACGGACGCCGCCCGCACCGACACCGGCCCCCGGAACGCGACGAGACCACGGCCGGCGTCCGTGGCCGATGTCGACCCTCCCGAGCTGCACAGCGGGCACAAGCTCGCCGGACGTTACCGGCTGGAGGAGTGCCTCACCCGTCTGGACGGCTTCAGCAGCTGGCGTGCCGTGGACGAGAAACTCCGCCGCGCGGTCGGCGTGCATGTGCTGCCCGCCGACCACCCGCGCGCCCGGCCCGTCCTCGCCGCCGCGCGCTCCGCCGCCCTGCTGGGCGACCCCCGCTTCGTCCAGGTCCTCGACGCCGTCGAGGAGAACGACCTGGTCTATGTCGTGCACGAATGGCTGCCCGACGCCACCGAACTGACCGCCGTCCTCGCCGCCGGCCCGCTGGAACCGCACGACTCCTATCAACTCGTGACCCAGGTGTCCCAGGCCATGGCCGCCGCGCACCGCGAAGGCCTCGCCCACTTGAGGCTCACCCCCGGATGTGTTCTGCGCACCCACTCCGGCCAGTACCGGATCCGGGGACTGGCCGTGATGGCCGCCCTGCGCGGCATCAGTTCCCAGCACCCGCAACGCGACGACACCGAGGCGATCGGCGCCCTCCTCTACGCCTCCCTCACCCAGCGCTGGCCGTACGAGGAGGACGCCTACGGTCTGCCGGGGCTGCCCAGAGGAACAGGGCTCATCGCTCCCGACCAGGTGCGGGCCGGGGTCCACCGCGGACTCTCGGACATCGCGATGCGGGCCCTGGTCAACAACGGCTCCACACCGCTCCGCCTGGAGCAGCCGTGCACCACCCCGGAAGAACTCTGCAAGGCCGTCGCGGCGCTTCCCCGCATCCGGCCCCCGGAGCCCTCCTTCGCCACCCCCGCCTATCAGCCGGGCTCGTACCAGCCACCGGCCGCCTACCCGCAGACTTCCTCCAGGAACGGTATGGCACCGGCGGCCCAGCCCGTCCCGCCGCCTCCGCCGCCGCCGCTGCACAGCCGGACGGGCAAAGCACTGAAGTGGACCGTCTCGGCCCTGCTGATCACCGCGCTCGGTCTCGGCAGCTGGCAGGTCGCGGACACCCTGATGAACCGCGACCAGCGCGCGCCCGGCGATGCCGACCTGGCCCAGGGCGGCGAACCCGAGGAGAAGCCGCAGCAGAAGGAGAAGGCGGCCCCCTTGAAGATCTCGGCCGCGACCGAGTTCTCACCCCTGGACTCGCCCGTGGCCGCCGGCAAGGTACCCAACGCCGTGGATGGCGATCCGGGCACCGCGTGGGTGACTCCCCACTACAAGGGCCATGCCAACTTCGGAAATCTCGCGAACCGCAAGGACGGCAGCGGGCTCATCGTCGATCTCGGCAGTGTGCAGGCCGTGACCGGTGTCCGGGTGCAGATGTACCGCAGCGGTCAGACGGCTCAGGTGCTGGCGGCCCCGGAATCCGCCTCCGCACCCGCTTCGCTGGACGACTTCTCCGAGCGCCTCAGCAAGCGGGAGCAGGCCGGCAGCGAACTGAGGATAAGCACCGGCAAGCCCGTCCGGACCCGGTACGTACTCATCCACATCACGGAGCTGCCGCACGACGGTTCGGCGAACCAGTTCCGGGGCGGAATTTCCGAGATCACTGTGACAGGCTGA
- a CDS encoding CCA tRNA nucleotidyltransferase → MPNAKNDSLDPQAPQISNAAQTLSRAQRRAVGELLRVSPVADDLARRFREAGHALALVGGSVRDALLGRLGNDLDFTTDARPDDVLKIVRGWADSVWEVGIAFGTVGCRKGDFLIEVTTYRSEAYDRTSRKPEVSYGDAIEQDLVRRDFTVNAMAVALPEKEFIDPHGGLEDLAARILRTPGTPEESFSDDPLRMMRAARFAAQLEFEVAPEVVAAMTAMAGRIEIVSAERTREELNKLLLAGRPRKGLTLLVDTGLAAHMLPELPALRLERDEHHRHKDVYEHSLTVLEQAIDLEENGPDLVLRLAALLHDIGKPKTRRFEKDGRVSFHHHEVVGAKMTKSRMAKLKYSTEMIKDVSRLVELHLRFHGYGTGEWTDSAVRRYVRDAGPLLDRLHKLTRSDCTTRNKRKANALSRAYDGLEARIAQLQEQEELDAIRPDLDGNQIMEILGVPPGPVVGQAYKHLLELRLEHGPMEHDAAVAALKEWWAAQQ, encoded by the coding sequence GTGCCGAACGCGAAGAATGACAGTCTCGACCCGCAGGCCCCGCAGATCTCGAATGCCGCGCAGACGCTGAGCCGGGCGCAGCGCCGCGCTGTGGGGGAGCTGCTACGGGTGTCCCCCGTCGCCGACGACTTGGCGCGCCGTTTCCGGGAGGCCGGTCACGCGCTCGCCCTCGTCGGTGGATCGGTGCGGGACGCGCTGCTGGGCCGGCTGGGCAACGATCTGGACTTCACCACGGACGCCCGCCCCGACGACGTGCTGAAGATCGTGCGCGGGTGGGCGGACTCGGTCTGGGAGGTGGGCATCGCCTTCGGGACGGTCGGTTGCCGGAAGGGCGATTTCCTGATCGAGGTGACGACCTACCGCTCGGAGGCCTATGACCGCACCTCGCGCAAGCCCGAGGTGTCCTACGGTGACGCGATCGAGCAGGATCTCGTCCGCCGTGACTTCACGGTCAATGCGATGGCGGTCGCCCTGCCGGAGAAGGAGTTCATCGACCCGCACGGCGGGCTGGAAGATCTCGCGGCCCGGATCCTGCGGACCCCGGGCACCCCGGAGGAGTCGTTCTCGGACGATCCCCTGCGTATGATGCGGGCCGCGCGGTTCGCGGCACAGCTCGAATTCGAGGTCGCCCCGGAGGTGGTCGCGGCCATGACCGCGATGGCCGGGCGGATCGAGATCGTCTCCGCCGAGCGCACGCGCGAGGAGCTGAACAAGCTTCTGCTGGCCGGCCGGCCGAGGAAGGGGCTCACGCTGCTCGTGGACACCGGCCTGGCCGCGCACATGCTGCCGGAACTGCCGGCGCTGCGTCTGGAGCGTGACGAGCACCACCGGCACAAGGATGTGTACGAGCATTCGCTGACCGTGCTCGAGCAGGCCATCGACCTGGAGGAGAACGGCCCCGACCTGGTGCTGCGGCTGGCGGCGCTGCTGCATGACATCGGGAAGCCGAAGACCCGGCGGTTCGAGAAGGACGGCCGGGTCTCCTTCCACCACCACGAGGTGGTCGGGGCGAAGATGACGAAGTCCCGGATGGCGAAGCTCAAGTACTCGACCGAGATGATCAAGGATGTCTCGCGGCTGGTCGAACTCCACCTGCGCTTCCACGGCTATGGCACGGGTGAGTGGACGGATTCGGCGGTGCGCCGCTATGTACGGGACGCGGGTCCGCTGCTGGACCGGCTGCACAAGCTGACCCGGTCGGACTGCACGACCCGGAACAAGAGGAAAGCGAACGCCCTCTCCCGGGCCTACGACGGTCTGGAAGCGCGCATCGCCCAGCTTCAGGAGCAGGAGGAGCTGGACGCGATCCGGCCGGACCTGGACGGGAACCAGATCATGGAGATCCTCGGCGTTCCTCCGGGGCCGGTGGTGGGCCAGGCGTACAAGCATCTGCTGGAGCTGAGGCTTGAGCACGGCCCGATGGAGCACGACGCGGCGGTGGCGGCATTGAAGGAATGGTGGGCCGCTCAGCAGTGA